The Oncorhynchus masou masou isolate Uvic2021 chromosome 13, UVic_Omas_1.1, whole genome shotgun sequence genomic interval agtaaggccattctactgtaaatgtttgactatggagattgcatggctgtgtgctcgattttatccacctgtcagcaaagggtacagctgaaatagccgaatccactcatttgaaggggtgtccacatactgttgtatatatagtgtatattttaTGGTCAAACAAATGAAGGATTTGTAAAaattaattcagcctcatttactccCACacagcaaaaaaacaacaacatagaagtgactaagaaaaaaataaatagaaaatgaAAAATATAAAACTGTTCAGTGTATCTTTAGAATCTGATTGGTTTTGTCCAAGGCAAAACCAATTTCTGAGGTGTAAAGAACATTTTCAATATTCATCTAAATAAAAGGACAACTGAATAGGTGCTTTCAAATGCTTGAAATAGGTACTATAGCCTACCTCGGTCTGTTTCTTGTAGAACTCCGTACAGTGTTTTTTCCTGTTTTATCTTCTACTACACTTTTCTTCAATCTCTCAAAGTAATTCTCAAATAATATAAAAACATACATACAAGCATACTAAACTTCTGAACAGAAAAGCAGGTGAATGCATTGCTTCACTAAGTGGATGAGGGTTACATCAGTTATCATCATCAAAATTGACCTACTACAGTGAAGCATTTGCAGAGACTTCGGTGCACTTGTGTTTCTCAACCAACCCTCTCCCCATGCAATAAAAAAAGGTCTCTCCTACAATCTGCCCAAACCATCCATATAAATCTGCTGTAGTTGAGGTAGAATGAAAACCATCAGAGTCAAAGCCCTGCTTCATAATATCAGAGAAAAGCATACAGCGCTTCAAAAAAATtgttatttagatttgttttttttaaacatacaaaAATTGATCACACAAAAAGCAATAGCCATGTACATCTGTGTTTCACCAATACACAACTATCAAAACATGATTCCAAATTAAAATAAGGCCTTTCAAATGACATGTCTAACATATCGGCAGTTAGATTGAGTTTAGAAACATTTCAACTTAAACTCCAGAACTAAGGTCTATGAGGGAACATAGGTCAGAATCTTTGAAATCTTTATAGATACCGAGTCGAAGTTAAAGGggtacttcaggattttggcaatgaagccttttatctacttccccagtcgGATGAACTTGTGGACAGCATTTCTGTCTTTGCGTGCAGTTTGAAGTTAGTTGCTAACTAGCTCTAGAGTAATTGCTAACTAGTCTATGGGTATCTGTTAgtatagacttccagtcattgagctAACACTAGTAAGCATTTGGCTTGTGAAAcgacctctaacttccttcatacaggACACAGACATGGTATCCACGAGCTGGTCTGACTATGGGGAAGTAGATGTATTTTATTTTCTCAGGTAGATATATGGCCTCATTGGCAAAATCCCAAAGGGTCCCTTTAAGATATACAATTGGCGTTCTGTTTTTCATTTTAACTGTCCTACAATTTATTTTTGTAGGAATTATACAAATGATACTGCAGCCTGACATCCTCAGGAAAACAATATATCCTCCTTGTAAGAAATGCTTTAAAGATAATACAAACCTTTCCTTTACATAGTGAGGAAAACGTTAAGAGTCCAGTGTTTGAGGTACGATTATTTTtctagaaaaaaagagagaaaaaaactccATTCACACGTTCTGTAATATTTGTATTTAAATGTATGTTTTTGGGTGTATTTATTTAACATACGTTTCTGCCCTTTTAGGTTCCCAAGGTCAAAGAGTCTAGacaaggaggaagagaaagatccGGAAACAGTCACAAGAGCAGAATCTGGACTGTAAGTTcagaaaaaaacaataacaccCCTTAAAAAGTCTCAAGTACCAGCAGCCCTTGCTGCATCAAggcttcttctccttcttcctttTGTCCGGTTTACCTCCAGCTGTTGTCGTGGCAACACTAGGCCGCCTGATATGCTGCACCAGGACCCTCCCGTTGGCCTCGCACTGCAAGGTGTATCTCTCTGGGGTCAGGGGTCGTCCTGAGCCATccctcagcctggagaatatgtCCCTGGAGAGGTGCTCCATGCGCTGGCCTGCGGCACCAAGAGCCTTGGCCGTGTGCTGCCTCTCCCTGAGCAGCCTGCTCCTCTGGGCCTGcagcctctccacctccacctggaGCCCCGTGATGGCATCCAGCTTGCGCTTGCGACAGTTCTGCGCCGCCAGCTTGTTCTTCCCTCGCCGCCTGATGTCCCTCAGGAAGGCAACCTGGGTGGGCGAGAGGCCATGCCCCTCCAAGAGCTCCAGAAACTCCTCTACGGGCATGCTGACGATCTCCGCCGCCGAGAACGGGACATGCAGGGCCCGGGTGCGGAGTTCGTCGCGGCTAAGCTCCCGGGCTTCGTCATCTTCCCCGTCTTCATCGCTGAAAGGCTCCTCTTTGATGGCTTTGTTGGGGAAAGTGGTGGCTGACGGTTGGGAGAAGGCTGCGGAGGAGTAGCTGTGGTCGTGCCACACGCTCTCGCTGAAATCCACAGGCGACCATGTGTGGTAGTTGGCATTGCTCTTGGAGGGGAGGGAGTCCACCTCACTGCTGTAGCCCGTAGCCCCACCCTCGTCCTCAAAAAACGAACTGGAAGACGATGACGACACCTCAGATGCACCTGGGGAGTCAAGTGTGCATATGAATATGTAAACTAATTTACAATGTTTAGAATGTTGCAGATatgtgatatacagtgcctttggaaagtattcagacctcttgactctttccacattgttacgtaaCAGCTTTCTTTCAGAAATGGAATTCCTtagtaatctacacacaataccccataatgacaaaacaggtttagaaatttgtgcaaatgtataaaaaaaaaaagttttaaaatgtacataagtattcagacctagGGTTGCAAAGTGTTGGAAAATTTCCGGTAAGTTTCCagaattttccatgggaagttaagtcAGAGAATTTTGCTTAAATTAATTTTTAAAAAAGTTAGCTTACAACAGTGAAACTTTGTGGAATACACAtaaaggcaattctaggtcttgtggcatattttggttaaactatccccaattcaatggatttgcaaccctctgcatgcacagttcACTCTTCCATCATACgtgcagctgattctcaagatcttgcacaccaatgagatgctattgagcccacactactataCTGTCTGAGCCAAgcactacatgctttctggtaagttttgattacaatactgggtggggtgaatatattttgtatgacatacatgattttttgttaactaaTAAATGGTAGCCTGCATCAAAGTGTTTAAATAATTTAACTTGTTAACCATTTCTGCtagttttgctaccatgtgggtttttagcttgcttgagcctgctaactgaggattgttaattcacctgtttccatccatgtttaaaacatttatctaacaaaggagttgtttaatctaactgcttaactatttacctgtactttgttttttttactcatttgtttctaatctttacaggaaaatgccacgggcactatctgatgtgtggagacatttcactgcagctaatgaagaaggaaaagctgtgtacatttgcaaatactgtgccaaatcatatgtgaagaatgcaacgaatgtgcagaatcatctggccaagtgcatacaGTTCTCTCagcctctgacaaaagtccctctacttctattcgaggtgaaaatgatgaatcagacaccttatcgatagtaacagctcatggtcctcctggaatcagaagttgttttttttaatcaatggaggaacgtagtcagagaaatgcagaggaatgtcttgctcgagctgtgtatgcaactcacctctgatgctcacaggcaatgtgtattggaagagatttgtgaatgttctttgcccaggatacacccctccaaccagacatgctttatctactcatttacTGAATGCAGAGTTcagcagagttcaagtgaaggtgaAGCAAATCAGAGAAAGCAGACcttattgcaatcatctctgatgggaggTCGAATGTTCGTgtgcaaggaataattaactacttcatctccacccctcaaccaggattctacaagagcacagacacaagggacaacagacacaccggtctctacattgcagatgagctgaaggcagtcatgcACTGGTGACAGAAAATGCtacgaacatgaaggctgcttggtctaaagtggaggagtcctaccttCACAGCATACCAATTGGCTgttctgctcatgcattgaatctgctcctcaatgacatcatggcactgaaaacaatggatacactctacaagagagccaaggaaatggttaggtaggTGAAgtgtcatcaagttatagcagaaATCTACCTCAccagcaaagtgagaagaataagagcaccacattgaatgccatcctgtctgatgtccAGACTCTGCTTGTAGATGTAAGgaaagaaatccgtactgccctgcccacttcactgttgctccaagcagagcaAACTGCAGTTCAGAATTACaccaaaaagcgtgaagacttctgcctgaagcacATTCACGCAGCAATATACATGGAGCCCAAGTATGccggcaagagcatcctgtctggtgcagagatcaacaaggcctatggtgtaatcactaccgtgtctcgccaccttggcctggatgagggcaaggttcttggcagtctggcgatgtacacttccaagcaagggctttgggatggagatgcaatatggcagtcgtgccaatatatttcatcagccacctggtgggagggactttgtggatctgaggctctttcacCTGTTGcttccatcatcctccaaatcccaccaacatcagctgcctcagagcgcaactgatccttgtttgggaacacacaccaaagcacacaacaggctgaccaatacaagggttgaaaaattggtggccatccgggcaaatttgaggctttttgcgcctgacaacgagccatcctcaacaaggttggaaagtgacagtgaagatgaggcctcagagtctgatgttcaagaagTGGACACTGAGGaagtccagggagaagacatggaagcctgagaggaagacaaccaaagctttagtttctagactatcattgaaaacatttttgggagatgcgatggatcattggggatcattcaatattccctttcttttgttatTCAGtaaaatcatcccatgtgaagagtcaactcatttaatttaaGTTCAAGTTGTAACaaaattgttttttaaatttctattggaaggatttaatcatttgcaattatgtctacttatgataaggtaaaatggttgtttctgtctccatagGATATGATGAATATATCCAAtccaaaaaacatctacatttaaatggtattactattaatttgcatatattcctgttaatttccacagaaagtttccacctctgaaaattccccaaaatgtgcaacattattcagaccatttgctatgagactggaaattgagctcagaataaccctgtttacattgatcatctttaagatgtttctacaacttgattggcgtccacctgtggtaaattcatttgattggacatgatttggaaaggcacacacttgtcaaAATAAAAGGTCCctgagttgacagtgcatgtcaaagcaaaaaccaagccatgaggtcgaaggaattgtccatagagctctgagacaggattgtgccaaggcacagatctggggaagggtaccaaaacatttattcagcattgaaggtccaagtacacagtggcctccatcaaccttaaaaggaagaagtttggaaccaccaagactcttcctagaactgagaaatcaggggagaagggccttggtcagggaggtgaccaagaacctgatagtcacactgacagagcaccagagttcctctgtggagatgggataaccatctcttcaacactccaccaatcaggcctttatggtagagtggccagacggaagccactcctcattaaaaaaggcacatgacagcccgattAGAGTTTGCCAATAGGACCTAaacactctcagaccatgagaaacaagattctgaggcaaaggttcaccttccaacagcacaacgaccctaagcacacagccaagacaacacaggagtggcttcgggacaagtctcaatgtccttgagtggcccagccagagcctggacttgaacccgatcgaacatctctgaaaatagctgtgcagtgacgctccccatccaacctgaaaagagcttgagaggatctgcagagaagaatggaagaaactccccaaatacaggtgtgccaagcttgtagtgtcatatccaagaagactcgaggctgtaatcgctgccgaaggtccttcaacaaagtactgagtaaaggatctgaatacttatgtaaatgtcatctgtttttttgttgttaatacgtttgcaaaaatgtcaaactgtttttgctttgtcattatggggtattgtgtgtagattgatgaggaaaatattgaattgtatacattttagaataaggctgtaacataacaaaatgtggaaaaatgtaaGGGGTCTGAAACATTTCCTTCGGCACTGTATATAGCACAACAGAGGATCATCATGTCCCCTCTCCGCAATGCATTACTATCTCCACCAGTGTTTACCCTATTCTTTGTAAGCAGTGGTTACAACGGTCGTGGAATGGAGGGTTTGTGGGTGTGGCTTAAATAAGTCCGGAATTGGCGGAAGAGAGaagtgtgctgtttttcagctaatttcctgcaattctatcaTCTATTTCCATGGAACTTTGAGAATTTTGCTGTTTGAATGCTAAATTCCAACAATTCTACCCCACTTTCAATGGCTATTTTTGTGTTCTTATGCTCAAAGATTATAACAAAACCAATGGGGACCCCAATCAGGGCCCCTGAGATGTACCCCGTGTGGCCAGTCAGTAATCCAGCCATGGCACAAATACTCCTAAATTCATTGATTTTTTAATTTTCAATTCTCCCCCACAGTATAGTTTTAATTTAGGTGATTTATAGTTCAATGATTATATTACTTAGAAATATGTAGGTCAATTATCTTTCCTACATactttctgtctgggtttagtcatttaagtattttttttttttggtgtggCGGCAACAGTTTAGCAACGGCGGTACAGGGGAAACACTGAACATTGCACCTCCCTAAAGCAGCCCCACAAGTCTTCCAACTCACTTGGGGAGTCTGGGCCTCGAGAGCTGCTCTCCAGGGAAAGACCGGAATCTGAGTCTAGGTCCTCCAGGACACGAGGGTCCTGTAGAATCCCCAGCAGCTGGGCGTCCATGGTTTCCAAGCAGCCATCCAGCCCCAGGAGGTTGATCTGGTCAAACACTGCCTCATCCAAACAGCCTTCGAGTGCACCATGGGACGATGACCCATTTCGTGTTCCGTTGACCACCGCAGCGTTCGGTAGTGCAGCCAGCCCTGTGGTCGTACCAGGCGATGAGTTGGAGGAGTTTGCGGACAAGAGTCGGAAGAGGGGCCCTCTTGGTTGCCGTGCCACCAGGGTCCTGACTCCACCCCTCGGGGGGATCATGTCGTAGACGGAGCCTGTTACCATGGCATCGCGGAGACTGACATCCTGGCTGATGGCGCTGGAGATGTCGTCGTCGAGGTCAGACAGCTGCTGAGGAACCAATGGGTCTAAATCCTGAAGAACACACACGTTATAAAAGGCACGGACATAGACACACCCTGACATACACAGTAGTGCACAGGTAAATCACAGTACCTCACAGGTAAATCCTAAAACCCTTGGGAGTTCGAAACCAATATTCCATAACTGACATTTTCAAATAACCTTCTCTTTTCACAAATATTACCAGGATATCATAATCATTATCAAGGGATACTACTTACGTCAAATTCATAGATCGGTAGGGACAGGAATTGGCTCCAGTGCTGGTCGATGTCAGGGGGGTGGGGGTCCtcagagctggagagaggggcTCCGCTACTTAACAAACCCTGGAATCAACAACACATAGTCAAATCGTCACACTGTGGAAAATCTGTGATGAAAAACATGACAAGGCAAGCACAGCGCCTATTACAAACACACAAAACACGAGGGCCATCAAACACTGAGCAAATAGTATGTTAAACAAAGGCACGCCTACAGAGCTGAACGCttaatctagctagctagcctatTCCAAGACAGAAAAAAAAAGACTTGTTCTATGTCATCGCTGTATGTACCTCATGTTCTAGTGTGGAACTGAGAGCCAGCTGGGTCAGGGAAACAGGTTCCTCTCTGCCTTCATCACCATACTCTTGGATCCGCCCCTTCAGTTCCTCAACCTCCTGATAACAGGAAAGACCGATAGAAAGAAGGGTGGAACAGAATACATTTAGGTACGGACCACGTTTCCATACAGTTTTTATAGCGTATACAAAAACAATTATGatagctgtgatggaaacaggaagttttggTACAGAGATATTTTTGTGGCTAAAATTGGGGAAGAAATGGAGGTGGAAATGTCTTTATGCAGAGAAACATTgataaaatataaaatgcaacatgtaaagcattggtcccatgtttctggagtgaaaataaaatatcccagaaatgttccatatatatgcacaaaaaaacatatttctctcaaaGTTTGGGCACACATttgttacatccctgttagtgagcaattctactttgccaagataatccacctgacaggtgtggcatatcaagaagctgattaaacagcatactcattacacaggtacaccttgtgctggggaaaaaaGGCCacctgtgcagttgtcacacaatGTCACAAATGTCTAAAGttaagggagcgtgcaattggcatgctgactgaaggaatgtctaacagagcggttgccagagaacgtaatgtttatttctctaccataagctgcttcCAGTGTCGTTTTAGAGAAATTGGCAGTATATCCAACCGGCCTAAAAACcgaagaccacgtgtaaccacgccagccgaGGCCCTCCACATCCGGCATCTTcatctgcgggatcgtctgagaccagccatccagACCGCcaatgaaactgaggagtatttctgcctgtaataaagcccttttgtgattggctgggcctgtctCCCAAGTGACTATACCCCtgcaggcccacccatggctgcttcCCTGCCCAGTCttgtgaaatccacagattagTGCCGAATACATGTATTCCAAGTGACAGAAGGATATCAATTAACTGTAAcccagtaaaatcttagaaattgttgcatgttgcatttatatttttgttcagtataataaccatcatattgaagtaaacttggGAGTCATGCTATGATATGCCGTGTgttcctcccactatgactcgggAAAACATGCAATTTATTAATaagctacagatgaaataaattctgaacttcacagggtggtgaaagtgcacagagAGCTTGATGTTCCTATCCAAAACATATCaggggtcttattctggtgacatgatcaaTGTTTGACTGCCTTATCCATTATAATCTCATCATGTATGACTAGCCTACCCACACTATCTTTGAGCTGTGGATGTGGATTCTAGAATTTCTAGAATGGATTCTAGAATTTTGGAGTGAATATATGTCACCAATTGAATGCAAAACCAGCTATTGAGAGGTAGAAAGAAAAATATGTGAAGATAATGAGGGAGTCCAGAGAAAAGGGGTAAAAGATGGAGAGAATGGGACAAAGACAGTTTTGTAAGCAGTGTCAGTCATTGTGATTAAACCAACTGTTACAGGCCTATTCAAGGCTGAGTGAGTCCAGCAGCCTAGCAATCTTCTCCTATGAGGAATGTCTGAAACATTGCAACAATGCCCCTTATATTGTAACTTTATAGGAGGAATGGCTTAGGCATCTGCTTTCTGCCACAATGAACCAATTGTGACCGTTAAATGACTGAGGCTCCGCTTACCTGTTAACCACCACGGTTATCAATCTGTTGACAACTGTGGTTGCGGTTGTTCAACAGGTTGATGCATGAACTTGTGTTTCAACTGTGTCGAGAGCCACAAGATGATTTAGACCCAGGTGTGTGAGTGTAGCCTATATAAATGGGGTGTTACACAACACAAATCTCCCAATAGCAGCAAGTGAATTCGTGGGAGATAAGATAACACCGCCTTCGCCATTAGACACTCCTGAACTTTGCCCCACAAAATCTCACCCAAGGATCAAAAGAGAAAAGTATTAAATCACCCCCACTTAACAGGGTTTCCAAAATGCCATCTTGGTCACAGCCCTACAAAACACACAGCTGAAACCTAATTAAACTTCTGGGATTGACACACCCACAAAGTCCCAGACAagtgcaatttcgaaattgggCAGTGCATTATCAGCTCCTCTTGTCATGTTAGGTCATTGTATACCTTAGAGAGCTATGTATAagttgtcagaaatgtccagatcaactagcccatgtaaGTTAACGATTTTTTCAGACCAAAAATAGTTTTGTAATTCTTTAGTCACTCAAATCACGACTAACTAGACATAGCAAAACGTATAGAACTGGAAAAAAAGCTTTAAAATTGTAAAATTCTCTCCACCAAGAAGAGGGTAGTGAACAGCTTGTCCTGAAGTGCTTGTGCCCCTAGAAATAAACGTGGCGCGTGCGCACCCGTGGGGCGCTGGATGTCCCCCAATGATTGAAGGGGGACCAGATTGAaacagtttgggaacccctgagtTAGCCAAATAGTATAGGCCTATCAGAATACACTTACAGTTAGCTTCACTTGTTGAGTAGCTAAAGGCCTGGGGGTTAGCATTTTGTCACAATAACTTCACATTAGGTAAGTTTTTAGCAAAATTAGCTAATGCCATCTCGCTGCAGCACTCGCCTCATTGGGTATCTCGCAGGCTCCAGTGCTGGGATAAGGCCCCGGCTCACTTAGCTGGGCGGCAGTATGGCTTTCGTCGACGGCGAGAAGTTCAGTGTCGTTGGCCTCTTCCCCGGTACTCTCTGACAACAACCCCGCgctaacattactgttactcgtGCTGTTTGGTGGCTCTCGGAACTCAGAGCTGTCAGGTACTTGGTGTACGAGCCACGCGCTCAGCTGCGTAGGGAACCGGATGGGCGACCCAAGCGCCCTCACCTCATCCAGGAGCCGACGGCAGGCGAAGAAATAATCCAACTCGGGACATTTGGGGTGCACGCTGTTCCC includes:
- the LOC135551888 gene encoding endoplasmic reticulum membrane sensor NFE2L1-like encodes the protein MQNVKKYFTEGLIQFTILLSLIGVRVDVDSYLNGSYSPLEISDGPSSAYIQTPFHSLRDNWDGNSVHPKCPELDYFFACRRLLDEVRALGSPIRFPTQLSAWLVHQVPDSSEFREPPNSTSNSNVSAGLLSESTGEEANDTELLAVDESHTAAQLSEPGPYPSTGACEIPNEEVEELKGRIQEYGDEGREEPVSLTQLALSSTLEHEGLLSSGAPLSSSEDPHPPDIDQHWSQFLSLPIYEFDDLDPLVPQQLSDLDDDISSAISQDVSLRDAMVTGSVYDMIPPRGGVRTLVARQPRGPLFRLLSANSSNSSPGTTTGLAALPNAAVVNGTRNGSSSHGALEGCLDEAVFDQINLLGLDGCLETMDAQLLGILQDPRVLEDLDSDSGLSLESSSRGPDSPSASEVSSSSSSSFFEDEGGATGYSSEVDSLPSKSNANYHTWSPVDFSESVWHDHSYSSAAFSQPSATTFPNKAIKEEPFSDEDGEDDEARELSRDELRTRALHVPFSAAEIVSMPVEEFLELLEGHGLSPTQVAFLRDIRRRGKNKLAAQNCRKRKLDAITGLQVEVERLQAQRSRLLRERQHTAKALGAAGQRMEHLSRDIFSRLRDGSGRPLTPERYTLQCEANGRVLVQHIRRPSVATTTAGGKPDKRKKEKKP